In one window of Paracoccus saliphilus DNA:
- the dxr gene encoding 1-deoxy-D-xylulose-5-phosphate reductoisomerase: MRRISIFGATGSVGANGIDLIRRAGGAEAFHVVALTAGRNIERLARMARELRAEVAVTAHEELLDDLRARLVGSGVEAAAGPAALKEAAGRPADWVLSAIVGAAGLAPGLTALAQGGVLALANKESLVCAGPLMRAAAERNGTTILPVDSEHSAIFQALGSETRDSVEHVTITASGGAFRDWPLERLAAATVAEASTHPNWAMGQRITIDSASMFNKAMEVIETHEFFGLEPERIKVLIHPESIIHAMVTHVDGGTIAHLGAPDMRHAIGYALNWPERAPLPVAALDLARTGSLSFREPDEARWPALRLAREVMAAGGMAGAVFNAAKEQALDDFIANRIGFAQMAPRVEAVLEALSGQAGFADAPADLDMVLHWDRIARQEAAA; encoded by the coding sequence ATGCGACGCATTTCGATTTTCGGAGCGACCGGATCGGTCGGGGCCAATGGGATCGACCTGATCCGCCGCGCGGGCGGGGCAGAGGCGTTCCATGTCGTCGCGCTGACCGCCGGACGGAATATCGAGCGGCTCGCCAGGATGGCGCGAGAGTTGCGGGCCGAGGTCGCGGTAACGGCGCATGAGGAATTGCTGGACGATCTGCGCGCGCGACTGGTGGGGAGCGGTGTCGAAGCCGCCGCCGGACCTGCGGCCCTGAAAGAGGCGGCGGGACGTCCGGCGGATTGGGTCCTGTCGGCCATCGTTGGCGCAGCGGGATTGGCGCCGGGGCTGACCGCGCTGGCCCAAGGCGGTGTTTTGGCATTGGCGAACAAGGAATCGCTGGTTTGTGCGGGCCCGTTGATGCGCGCTGCGGCCGAACGAAACGGAACCACGATCCTGCCGGTGGACTCCGAGCATTCCGCGATCTTTCAGGCCCTTGGTTCTGAAACCCGCGATAGCGTCGAGCATGTGACCATTACCGCTTCGGGCGGGGCGTTTCGCGACTGGCCCCTGGAGCGGCTGGCGGCTGCGACGGTGGCCGAGGCCTCGACCCATCCCAATTGGGCGATGGGGCAGCGGATCACCATCGATAGCGCCTCGATGTTCAACAAGGCCATGGAAGTCATAGAAACGCATGAGTTTTTTGGGTTGGAGCCGGAACGGATCAAGGTGCTGATCCATCCGGAATCGATCATTCATGCGATGGTGACCCATGTGGATGGCGGAACGATTGCCCATCTGGGCGCGCCGGATATGCGCCATGCCATCGGTTATGCGCTCAACTGGCCCGAACGCGCGCCGCTTCCGGTCGCTGCATTGGACCTGGCAAGGACCGGCAGCCTCAGTTTCCGCGAACCGGACGAGGCCCGCTGGCCCGCCCTGCGCCTTGCGCGCGAGGTCATGGCGGCGGGCGGCATGGCCGGGGCGGTGTTCAACGCGGCCAAGGAGCAGGCGCTTGACGATTTCATTGCGAACCGGATCGGGTTCGCGCAAATGGCACCCCGGGTCGAGGCGGTGCTTGAGGCGCTGTCGGGGCAGGCGGGCTTTGCCGATGCGCCCGCCGATCTGGACATGGTCCTGCATTGGGACCGCATCGCCCGGCAGGAGGCCGCAGCATGA
- a CDS encoding RlmE family RNA methyltransferase, whose translation MAANGSGGSRAGKSSGRGERDLRVRVKTAKGRKLSSKLWLERQLNDPYVARAKREGYRGRAAYKILELDDKYRFLVPGARVVDLGCAPGGWCQVAVRRVNALGEKSGKPVGRVLGLDLQEVDLIAGAEIHLLDFLSEGADDKVKDWLGGTADVVMSDMAASSSGHKGTDHLRIVALVEAAAALALDILEPGGTFVAKVLAGGAESDMQTLLKRNFQKVANVKPPASRRDSSEKFVVATGFRGRRESVEADDQPD comes from the coding sequence ATGGCAGCAAATGGTTCGGGCGGCAGCCGGGCGGGAAAATCCAGCGGTCGCGGAGAGCGTGACCTGCGGGTCCGGGTCAAGACCGCGAAGGGGCGCAAGCTGTCCAGCAAGCTATGGCTGGAACGGCAGTTGAACGATCCCTATGTCGCGCGGGCCAAGCGCGAGGGATATCGGGGGCGGGCGGCTTACAAGATCCTTGAGCTGGATGACAAGTATCGCTTTCTCGTGCCCGGCGCGCGGGTGGTGGATCTGGGCTGCGCCCCCGGTGGCTGGTGCCAGGTGGCGGTGCGGCGCGTGAACGCGCTTGGCGAGAAATCCGGCAAGCCGGTGGGCCGCGTGCTTGGCCTCGACCTGCAAGAGGTCGATCTGATCGCCGGGGCCGAGATCCATCTGCTCGACTTCCTGTCCGAGGGGGCGGACGACAAGGTCAAGGACTGGCTGGGCGGAACCGCCGATGTCGTGATGTCCGACATGGCCGCGTCCTCTTCGGGGCATAAGGGCACGGATCATCTGCGTATCGTCGCATTGGTCGAGGCGGCGGCCGCACTGGCTCTCGATATCCTCGAACCGGGCGGAACTTTCGTTGCCAAGGTATTGGCCGGCGGCGCGGAAAGCGACATGCAGACGTTGCTGAAGCGGAATTTCCAGAAGGTCGCCAATGTCAAACCCCCCGCCAGCCGCCGCGACTCGTCCGAGAAATTCGTGGTCGCGACCGGGTTCCGGGGGCGCAGGGAGTCCGTTGAGGCGGATGATCAGCCGGACTGA
- a CDS encoding Ppx/GppA phosphatase family protein: MAPRRPAGGGAFPKNTVEPSVTRQAEEGALYAALDLGTNSCRMLIARPRGSQFQVVDSFSKPVQLGLGLEASGRLSRSSMARTIHALQVCRRKLEQHNVKSMRLVATEACRRARNSRDFMRNIRRETGLPLEIIDAEEEARLAVISCAPLVSHKTETLLVVDIGGGSTELVWIDLEDVEPRERPRAIMRLSDGFGNPQPGGARVVDWISVPLGVATLRDMFADVEDDQGRFALMSWYFEELLADFAPYADGSPDEGFQIIGTSGTVTTVAASHLNLRRYDRTKVDGLTMSTEQIDKVIHSYLALGPIGRRSDPRIGRERHALIMSGAAILQTLMRVWPTNKLSVADRGLREGLLYAQMVRDGVLRPEGLNGVA, encoded by the coding sequence ATGGCGCCCAGGCGTCCCGCGGGTGGGGGCGCGTTCCCGAAAAATACGGTTGAGCCGTCCGTCACCCGCCAGGCCGAGGAGGGCGCGCTTTATGCGGCTCTCGACCTCGGTACAAATTCATGCCGGATGCTGATTGCGCGGCCGCGCGGCAGTCAGTTCCAGGTCGTGGACAGCTTCTCCAAGCCAGTGCAGCTTGGGTTGGGGCTGGAAGCTTCGGGGCGGCTGTCCCGGAGCTCGATGGCGCGTACCATTCATGCATTGCAGGTATGTCGGCGCAAGCTGGAGCAGCACAACGTCAAGAGCATGCGTCTGGTTGCGACCGAGGCTTGCCGAAGGGCGAGGAACAGCCGCGATTTCATGCGCAATATCCGCCGTGAAACGGGCCTGCCGCTTGAAATCATCGATGCCGAGGAAGAGGCGAGGCTGGCCGTGATCTCTTGCGCGCCGCTGGTCAGCCACAAGACCGAGACCCTGCTGGTCGTCGATATCGGAGGCGGCTCGACCGAACTGGTCTGGATCGATCTCGAGGATGTCGAACCGCGGGAGCGGCCGCGAGCGATCATGCGGCTGAGCGATGGTTTCGGTAATCCGCAGCCGGGCGGGGCGCGGGTGGTCGACTGGATCAGCGTGCCCCTGGGGGTGGCGACACTGCGCGACATGTTCGCCGATGTCGAGGACGACCAGGGACGTTTCGCGCTGATGAGTTGGTATTTCGAGGAACTCCTGGCCGATTTCGCGCCCTATGCGGATGGCTCTCCCGACGAGGGTTTCCAGATCATCGGGACGTCGGGAACCGTTACGACAGTCGCGGCGAGCCATCTCAACCTGCGCCGCTATGACCGCACCAAGGTGGATGGGTTGACGATGAGTACCGAGCAGATCGACAAGGTCATCCATTCCTATCTGGCCCTCGGGCCGATTGGTCGCCGCTCTGATCCGAGGATCGGGCGGGAAAGACACGCCCTGATCATGTCCGGCGCGGCGATCTTGCAAACCTTGATGCGGGTCTGGCCGACGAACAAGCTGTCGGTTGCGGATCGCGGGTTACGCGAGGGGTTGCTTTATGCCCAGATGGTGCGCGATGGGGTGCTCAGGCCGGAAGGGCTAAATGGAGTGGCATGA
- the miaA gene encoding tRNA (adenosine(37)-N6)-dimethylallyltransferase MiaA: MQAPDLAQIDPARHLLIAGPTASGKSALALAVAQAQGGLIVNADALQIWSCWRVLTARPSQADEAAAPHALYGHVTPDRSYSVGDWLRDVAQLADRRLIIVGGTGLYLTALTQGLAYVPPVSSKIRAAGDAMLAEEDGLARMVAELDPETHQRIDTRNPARVQRAWEVLRATGRGLASWQADTPPPLIPPTDCQRLVMNADRDWLADRIARRFHAMMSEGALAEVQAMLPEWEPGKQWARAIGAPELVAHLRDGLDLETATERAIIATRQYAKSQRIWFRNRMKDWQNWPVGPAD, encoded by the coding sequence ATGCAAGCGCCTGACCTCGCACAGATCGACCCCGCGCGCCACCTGCTGATCGCAGGTCCGACCGCCAGCGGCAAATCGGCACTGGCGCTGGCAGTGGCGCAGGCCCAGGGCGGATTGATCGTGAATGCCGACGCCTTGCAGATCTGGTCCTGCTGGCGGGTGCTGACGGCACGGCCCTCGCAAGCGGACGAGGCAGCGGCTCCGCATGCACTCTATGGCCATGTCACGCCGGATCGCAGCTATTCCGTCGGGGACTGGCTGCGCGATGTGGCCCAGCTCGCGGACCGACGCCTGATCATTGTGGGCGGCACGGGGCTTTACCTGACGGCGCTGACGCAGGGATTGGCTTATGTTCCGCCTGTCTCATCCAAGATCCGGGCTGCCGGTGACGCGATGCTGGCCGAAGAGGACGGATTGGCAAGGATGGTGGCCGAACTCGATCCAGAGACGCATCAGCGCATCGACACTCGCAATCCGGCGCGGGTTCAGCGCGCATGGGAGGTGCTGCGCGCGACCGGGCGTGGACTGGCGTCCTGGCAAGCGGACACACCTCCGCCGCTAATCCCTCCCACCGACTGTCAGCGGCTGGTCATGAACGCCGACCGGGACTGGCTGGCCGACCGCATCGCCCGGCGCTTTCATGCGATGATGTCCGAAGGGGCGTTGGCCGAGGTGCAGGCGATGCTGCCCGAATGGGAACCCGGCAAGCAATGGGCGCGCGCAATCGGGGCGCCAGAACTGGTTGCGCATTTGCGGGACGGACTCGATCTGGAGACCGCGACGGAACGTGCCATCATCGCCACCCGGCAATATGCGAAATCGCAACGGATATGGTTTCGAAACCGGATGAAGGATTGGCAGAACTGGCCGGTCGGACCAGCGGATTGA
- a CDS encoding helix-turn-helix domain-containing protein: MPNARINDSDIPEGRALDMRRYHAATARLGTASPPTPPKILAVAARSFAQRPVARQSGPRLLPLAGFIWGSRATPPQPRTRADHILIWVTAGQLHLDFPRQQHVMPSDSVRYIPAGTAFAAWPKPETEGHALLLAPALLRDIDPPFPQHPLAGSAGESGEALLSTLKELADESAKPNSEKALHCLLGVLALRLARLEPARANAALTPLPNEAQRPLVERFLTLAMAQLRHGPTIADLAAILGTSTAALDHACQNARGKRAIELMHEVRLQRAVEMLREGGQSPAQIAKELGYTSHAHFTRSFVEATGQRPETFRDQSG; the protein is encoded by the coding sequence TTGCCAAATGCCCGGATAAATGACTCGGATATTCCCGAGGGCCGCGCCCTGGATATGCGCCGCTATCACGCCGCCACAGCCCGGCTCGGGACGGCCTCTCCTCCCACGCCGCCGAAGATATTGGCCGTAGCGGCCCGTTCCTTCGCGCAGCGCCCGGTGGCGCGACAATCGGGGCCGCGCCTCTTGCCGCTGGCGGGGTTCATCTGGGGCAGCCGCGCCACGCCTCCGCAGCCCCGAACCCGGGCAGACCATATCCTGATCTGGGTGACAGCCGGACAATTGCATCTGGACTTTCCGCGGCAACAGCATGTCATGCCAAGCGATTCCGTCCGCTATATCCCCGCCGGCACCGCCTTTGCGGCTTGGCCGAAGCCGGAGACCGAAGGCCATGCCCTCCTGCTCGCCCCGGCATTGCTCCGCGACATCGATCCGCCGTTTCCCCAGCATCCGCTGGCTGGTTCCGCCGGCGAATCCGGAGAAGCGCTGCTTTCCACCCTCAAGGAACTGGCGGACGAAAGCGCGAAGCCGAATTCCGAAAAGGCACTGCATTGCCTGCTTGGCGTTCTGGCCCTGCGCCTTGCCCGGCTCGAACCGGCTCGGGCCAATGCAGCCCTGACGCCCCTGCCGAACGAGGCGCAACGCCCGCTTGTCGAACGCTTTCTCACACTGGCCATGGCGCAGTTGCGCCATGGGCCCACCATCGCCGATCTTGCGGCCATTCTGGGGACAAGCACGGCGGCGCTGGATCACGCTTGCCAGAACGCCCGAGGCAAGCGCGCCATCGAACTGATGCACGAGGTGCGGTTGCAGCGGGCGGTCGAGATGTTGCGCGAAGGCGGACAAAGCCCGGCGCAGATCGCAAAGGAACTCGGCTATACCAGCCACGCCCATTTCACCCGCAGCTTTGTCGAGGCGACCGGGCAGCGCCCCGAAACATTCCGGGATCAGTCCGGCTGA
- the pyrH gene encoding UMP kinase — translation MTDRTGSAPTQYGRVMLKISGEALMGDQGYGLHPPTVARIANEVESVAQMGVEVCMVIGGGNIFRGLQGSAQGMERTTADYMGMLATVMNALAMQSALEDKGLHCRVISAIRMDEVCEPYIRRRAIRHLEKKRIVIFAAGTGNPYFTTDTAATLRANEMNCEAIFKGTKVDGVYDKDPVKHKDATRYQDVSYDEVLQKHLGVMDASAIALARDNRLPIIVFSLDEPGGFRTILEGDGTYTRVHN, via the coding sequence ATGACTGATCGAACGGGCTCTGCGCCCACCCAATATGGCCGGGTAATGCTGAAAATCTCGGGCGAGGCGCTGATGGGGGATCAGGGATATGGCCTGCATCCGCCCACCGTGGCCCGCATCGCGAACGAGGTCGAATCGGTCGCCCAGATGGGGGTCGAGGTCTGCATGGTCATCGGTGGAGGCAATATCTTCCGCGGATTGCAGGGCAGCGCCCAGGGGATGGAGCGGACGACCGCCGATTACATGGGAATGCTGGCCACGGTGATGAATGCGCTGGCCATGCAGTCGGCGCTGGAGGACAAGGGGCTGCATTGCCGTGTCATCAGCGCCATCCGGATGGACGAGGTCTGCGAGCCCTATATCCGCCGCCGGGCCATTCGCCACCTGGAAAAGAAGCGGATCGTGATCTTCGCCGCCGGGACCGGCAATCCCTATTTCACCACCGATACCGCCGCGACGCTGCGCGCCAACGAGATGAACTGCGAGGCGATCTTCAAGGGAACCAAGGTCGACGGCGTCTATGACAAGGACCCCGTGAAACATAAGGATGCGACGCGCTACCAGGACGTATCCTATGACGAGGTGCTGCAAAAGCACCTGGGCGTGATGGATGCTTCGGCCATTGCGTTGGCGCGCGACAACCGTCTGCCGATCATCGTCTTCTCGCTGGACGAGCCGGGCGGCTTCCGGACCATTCTGGAAGGCGACGGCACCTATACCCGCGTGCATAACTGA
- the rseP gene encoding RIP metalloprotease RseP, which yields MTDLIPQFGGTLWTLAAFVIALAVIVTVHEYGHYIIGRLSGIRAEVFSVGFGPRLVARRDRWGTVWQIAAIPLGGYVRFLGDANAASAGTGLEVDPALQRQTLTGAPLWARFSTLLAGPVFNFILSILIFGGFALVQGLPTQDVRLGEIAPAPPQVVNELQPGDRVLAIGGLPVESWSDMSRVAEELPVAAQQDWRVERDGTAITVTGPDPMPARITGVAPRSAAADAGLMAGDVILGIDDQPISRFSQMPELVAAAQGQPLLLEVWRQGEGTASYSLVPKEQDIPSADGGFEKRWLIGVTGGTSYFEPATRRAGVFEALWLGISQTWDIIASSLTGLWAMITGQIGSCNLGGAISIAESTGQAASAGAESFLWWIAVLSAAIGFLNLLPIPVLDGGHLMFYAFEAVTGRPPSDRALNLLTAFGMAAVLSLMIFGLTNDLFCP from the coding sequence ATGACTGATCTGATCCCGCAATTCGGGGGAACCTTGTGGACGCTGGCCGCCTTTGTGATCGCGCTGGCCGTGATCGTGACCGTACATGAATACGGCCATTACATCATCGGCCGGCTGTCGGGCATCCGGGCCGAGGTGTTCTCGGTCGGCTTCGGGCCACGGCTGGTCGCGCGCCGCGACCGGTGGGGAACCGTTTGGCAGATCGCGGCAATTCCCCTGGGCGGCTATGTCCGTTTCCTGGGCGACGCGAATGCCGCCAGCGCCGGGACCGGGCTGGAGGTCGATCCGGCACTGCAGCGGCAGACATTGACCGGCGCTCCGCTTTGGGCGCGGTTCTCGACATTGCTGGCCGGGCCGGTCTTCAACTTCATCCTGTCGATCCTGATCTTTGGCGGTTTCGCGCTGGTGCAGGGGTTGCCGACGCAGGATGTCAGGTTGGGAGAGATCGCGCCCGCGCCACCGCAGGTCGTGAATGAATTGCAGCCGGGGGACCGGGTGCTCGCGATCGGGGGGCTGCCGGTCGAAAGCTGGTCCGACATGTCACGCGTGGCGGAGGAACTGCCGGTTGCCGCGCAGCAGGACTGGCGGGTGGAGCGTGACGGAACCGCGATCACCGTGACCGGCCCGGACCCGATGCCCGCGAGAATCACCGGCGTCGCCCCGCGCAGTGCCGCGGCGGATGCCGGGCTGATGGCGGGCGATGTGATCCTTGGCATCGATGACCAGCCGATTTCCCGTTTTTCCCAGATGCCGGAACTGGTCGCGGCTGCACAGGGGCAGCCCTTGCTGCTGGAAGTCTGGCGGCAGGGCGAGGGCACGGCCAGCTATAGTCTCGTGCCGAAGGAGCAGGATATTCCGTCCGCGGATGGCGGTTTCGAGAAGCGCTGGCTGATCGGCGTCACCGGCGGCACCAGCTATTTCGAGCCCGCGACCAGGCGTGCAGGGGTGTTCGAGGCATTGTGGCTGGGCATATCGCAGACTTGGGATATCATCGCCTCCTCGCTTACGGGGTTATGGGCGATGATCACCGGCCAGATCGGAAGCTGCAACCTGGGCGGCGCGATTTCCATCGCCGAAAGCACTGGCCAGGCTGCCAGCGCGGGGGCGGAGAGTTTCCTGTGGTGGATCGCGGTCTTGTCGGCGGCGATCGGCTTTTTGAACCTGCTGCCGATCCCGGTTCTGGATGGCGGACACCTGATGTTTTACGCCTTCGAGGCCGTGACAGGGCGTCCGCCTTCGGACCGGGCGCTCAATCTTTTGACGGCGTTTGGCATGGCCGCCGTGCTGAGCTTGATGATTTTCGGCCTCACAAACGATCTTTTCTGTCCCTGA
- the uppS gene encoding polyprenyl diphosphate synthase produces the protein MAAEPAQALPTGGTEQRPRHVAIIMDGNGRWATERGWPRLVGHRRGAERVKQIVRACPDLGVNWLTVYAFSTENWKRSTEEVLGLMKIFRRYIEREAEGMSAEGVRMRFIGGRERLDPKLQALMSSIEARTAGNTRLNLTVAINYGGRDELTRAAGRLAQKIARGEVAEPGEADLAGCLDTAGHPDPDLVIRTSGETRTSNFLPWQAAYAEYEFTPTMWPDFTPDHLGTILDRFGMRERRFGGA, from the coding sequence ATGGCCGCCGAACCTGCACAGGCCCTGCCAACAGGGGGCACCGAGCAACGTCCGCGTCACGTTGCCATCATCATGGACGGAAATGGTCGTTGGGCGACCGAGCGCGGCTGGCCGCGCCTGGTCGGCCATCGGCGTGGGGCGGAACGTGTCAAGCAGATCGTTCGCGCCTGTCCCGATCTCGGGGTGAACTGGCTTACCGTCTATGCCTTTTCGACCGAGAACTGGAAACGTTCGACCGAGGAAGTGCTTGGGCTGATGAAGATCTTCCGCCGCTATATCGAGCGCGAGGCAGAGGGCATGTCCGCCGAGGGCGTGCGGATGCGCTTTATCGGCGGCCGCGAACGGCTTGATCCCAAGCTGCAGGCGCTGATGTCCTCGATCGAGGCGCGCACCGCCGGCAATACGCGGCTGAACCTGACTGTCGCGATCAATTACGGCGGACGGGACGAGTTGACCCGCGCGGCCGGGCGTCTGGCGCAGAAGATCGCGCGAGGCGAGGTGGCGGAACCCGGCGAGGCCGATCTGGCGGGATGCCTGGATACCGCCGGCCATCCCGACCCGGACCTGGTGATCCGCACATCGGGCGAGACGCGGACCTCGAATTTCCTGCCCTGGCAGGCGGCCTATGCCGAATACGAGTTCACCCCGACGATGTGGCCGGATTTCACGCCGGATCATCTGGGCACCATCCTCGATCGTTTCGGCATGCGCGAGCGTCGTTTCGGGGGCGCATGA
- the frr gene encoding ribosome recycling factor: protein MAEDIEIDIDDLERRMKGAMESLRHEFASLRTGRASASMVEPVQVEAYGQMTPINQLGTVNVPEPRMVTINIWDKSMVGKAEKAIRESGLGINPQTNGTIIMLPIPELNEERRRELTKVAAQYAESARVAIRNVRRDGMDQVKKGKASGMPEDDQKFWETAVQELTDKMIAGVDEALEAKQAEIMQV, encoded by the coding sequence ATGGCAGAGGACATCGAAATCGACATAGATGATCTTGAACGGCGAATGAAAGGTGCGATGGAAAGTCTGCGCCACGAATTCGCGTCGCTTCGCACGGGGCGTGCTTCGGCCTCGATGGTCGAGCCGGTCCAGGTCGAAGCCTATGGCCAGATGACACCGATCAACCAGCTTGGCACCGTCAATGTGCCCGAGCCGCGCATGGTCACCATCAATATCTGGGACAAGTCGATGGTCGGCAAGGCGGAGAAGGCGATCCGTGAAAGCGGCCTCGGCATCAACCCGCAGACCAACGGCACCATCATCATGCTGCCGATCCCCGAGTTGAACGAGGAACGCCGCCGCGAGTTGACCAAGGTTGCCGCCCAATATGCGGAAAGCGCCCGGGTCGCGATCCGCAACGTGCGCCGTGACGGGATGGATCAGGTCAAGAAGGGCAAGGCCAGCGGCATGCCCGAGGACGACCAGAAATTCTGGGAAACGGCCGTGCAGGAACTGACCGACAAGATGATTGCCGGTGTCGACGAGGCGCTCGAGGCCAAGCAGGCCGAAATCATGCAGGTCTGA
- a CDS encoding phosphatidate cytidylyltransferase: protein MRKKGSIAPKTPVPPGKWADLSRRIASTLVLLAIGLLLVAASGVWLRLGMAVISAITFWELAAMTGWRYPRLHAGFGRWRPIALAVIAGLSQFAALMILHPLAWLLLAVPILAGLPGALARDRWTYAIFGIAILLVAFGLVGFREEFGLGFVLWLMGIVIISDTMGYFCGRILGGPKFWPALSPKKTWSGTISGWIGALIFGTLLWLADWGDIALIWCSPLVCFAGQMGDIAESWLKRRAGVKDSSNLIPGHGGFMDRFDAVTGAVLAAMLLGILVSLPAVN, encoded by the coding sequence ATGAGGAAAAAGGGGTCGATAGCGCCGAAAACTCCTGTCCCTCCGGGTAAATGGGCCGATCTTTCAAGGCGTATCGCCTCGACATTGGTGCTACTGGCAATCGGGCTGCTTCTGGTGGCCGCCTCGGGCGTCTGGTTGCGATTGGGCATGGCGGTGATCTCGGCCATCACCTTCTGGGAACTGGCGGCGATGACGGGCTGGCGGTATCCGCGTCTCCATGCCGGTTTCGGTCGGTGGCGCCCGATTGCGCTGGCGGTGATTGCCGGTTTGTCGCAATTTGCCGCGCTGATGATCCTGCATCCGCTGGCCTGGCTGCTGCTGGCCGTGCCGATCCTCGCCGGATTGCCCGGCGCATTGGCGCGCGACCGCTGGACTTATGCCATCTTCGGCATCGCGATCCTGCTGGTCGCCTTTGGTCTCGTCGGTTTCCGCGAAGAGTTCGGTCTGGGCTTCGTGCTGTGGCTGATGGGGATCGTGATCATCTCGGATACGATGGGCTATTTCTGTGGGCGCATCCTGGGCGGACCCAAGTTCTGGCCCGCGCTCAGCCCCAAGAAAACCTGGTCCGGCACGATTTCCGGCTGGATTGGCGCGCTGATTTTTGGCACGCTCCTGTGGTTGGCGGATTGGGGCGATATTGCGCTGATCTGGTGTTCGCCGCTGGTGTGTTTCGCGGGCCAGATGGGCGATATCGCCGAAAGCTGGCTCAAGAGGCGGGCGGGCGTCAAGGACAGCTCGAACCTGATTCCGGGGCATGGCGGTTTCATGGATCGGTTCGACGCGGTGACAGGGGCGGTGCTTGCGGCAATGTTACTGGGAATTCTGGTCAGTCTACCGGCGGTTAACTGA